AAACACCATTCTTGCTAAATTTGAAAGACAAGCCTGGGGGCAGCGGCCTGTCCCCAGGTTTGTATCTTTCAAAATGGGGGCAGTGCGGATACAAAGGCCGGGAAACCGTCCTCAGTTGTCGGATGAAGACTTTTCGCGCACCGGTAGCTGATATTCCCAGTAATATTTATCCCATGGTATGAAGGGGCTGTTGTAACCCAAAAGCCGTGGTGGTCCCGCGACTTGCCATTTATCCCTGTGATGCCCCAGCCACTCTTCCACGCGCTGCTGGGCAAGCTGGAGGGCCTGATTCGATCGGGGACCTCTGATTCCGGTACTCACGAACCAACCGCCTGGCAAATCGCGGACCTCCACGGTACCGTCCTCACCGGGAGTGCCCTGATCTGGCCGTTCGTAAAAAAAAGCCATGAGGACCGGCCGCTGGCCGTTTTCTTCGAGTGTCATCTCAACTGGTGCCGTCATGGCCACATTATTCTTTTTGATGTGAGCAAAAAGTCGCCAGAATGCCGTGCCGTTGTCGCGGGTAACCGCCGCCCGATAGCCGGGATATCGCTTGACCTCCACCTCACCGACAGGGGTGCAGGGTGGAAATCCAACTGGCAAATCGGCCTCGGCTATTGGACGGAATCGCAGGTCCTCAACAATGTTTTTCAGTGCAGTAAGGACTTCGGACTGATCACCGCCGGCGGCCATTCGGCTTTTCATGTCCCGCAATCGCGCGGAGATATACGATTCCGACGGCAAACAAGCAACAGCGCGGTCGATGGCTTCAGAGAGAAGCGACTCTTGAACTTTTGGTTCTTTATTCTGCAGAGGTTTCGCCAATTCATCAGCGGCTCGCCTGTAGTCGCCGGACAGCGGATGTTCAGGAAACTCCGCACCACGCCCCACTGCACCGGCGAGCATCAATGCAATAATCGCAATGACAACGGATAACATCCCGATCATGAGAGTCTTCATATATCAGTCACCTTTTCTAATGGCCAAGGTTTTTGTGTCTACCAGGAGGCCACTGCTCGAGTAAACGATAGTCCGGAGAGTCGGGCGGTTGCAGGCCCGATCTCTCCGGATCCGCGGCACGATCGTGGACAGGAGTCAGTCCACCATGAGGGAGGCCTGAGTTTCAGTTCGTATTTCCGCAGCTCGAAGCGTGCGACTCAGACTTCTCCGGCGGCAGAATAACGGCATCAATGACATGGATGATGCCGTTGGACGCTCGAATGTCGGTCTTCACAACCTTGGCCTGGTTGACCTTCACGCCGGCGTCAGTCACGGTGATCTTGATTGGCGAGCCCTGCACCGTCTTCAGGCTCTTGCTGGCCACCACCTTCTCCGCCGGATATTCACCGGCCACCACATGGTAGGTCAGCACCGCCGTCAACTTCGCCTTGTCCTTCAGAAGCGCTTCCAGAGTTCCCTCGGGCAACTTGGCAAACGCCTCATCCGTCGGGGCAAACACGGTAAAGGGCCCCTTGCCTTTCAAAGTCTCCACCAGACCAGCAGCCTGGAGCGCCTTGGCGAGGGTCTTAAAGGACCCGGCCTCAACCGCCACATCCACAATGTCCTTTTTGGCTGCCTCATCAGCCCGATTCATCTGAGCCAGACCGAACCCTCCAAGCAGCACGGCAATCGCGACGACACCAACCGGAAACCGACGCATCACAAAACCTCCTTACACTGAAGGGACCTACGGACCTTTCAGGCACGCCCCTTGCGTGCCTGCTGAACGAATTTATTTCGTTCATTTCGTTCAAACGTAGTTTATACAGGTCAAACTGTCCGGGCAAGGGGTCAAGAGCAAAAATTTTCCGCCGCCACGGAATTGCCGCGAGAACACCGGAAAAATCGCAGATCCCTTCAAAAGAAAGGAATAAAAGGGTAGGATTGAGCAGGAGAGGTGGTTTGCTAAGTGAACCGTAAATCGTTCAAAGCGTTCACATGACTGCTTTGTTGACCCCAAAACAACTCGCCCTCGCCGCCGGTGTCAGCGAGTCCACCGTGAAACGCTGGTGTGACCGCGGCCTGCTGCCCGTCGCCCGCACGCCCGGAGGACACCGCCGCATTCAGCTCCATGAAGCCCTGCGGGTTTTAAAGGAGCTGAATCTCCCTCTGCGCCACCCAGAGGCGCTTGGACTGCCTGCCTTTTCCGGCCAAGGGCAAAGGGTTCTCGAAAAGGCCAAGGACGAACTACTTCAGGCCTTAAAAAACGCCCAGGCCGACCGTTGCCGGATCATCCTTCACGAGCTTCGCTGTGTGGGCCTTTCTTTTGCCGAAATTGGCGACCATGTCATCGCCCCGGCCTTCGAGCAGATCGGCCAAGAATGGGAATGCGGAAAGCTGCAAATCTACCAGGAGCGGGTAGCGTGCTGTATTCTTTCGGAAGTGCTCGCCGAAATGGTGTCAACTCTTCCCGAGGAAACTATGCATCAGCCACTGGCGATTGGAGCCACTCTGAGTCAGGACCATTACGTCCTGGCCTCCCAACTGGTTCAGTTAGTCTTGAGGGAAAAGGGATGGCGCGCCAGATTCCTGGGGCCCAATCTCCCTGCCCCTACACTCCGCCAGGCCATCGCCGATTGGCATCCCAGGTTATTCTGGCTGAGTATTTCTCACATCGCATCGCAGCAGGAAGTTATCGACGCCTGCCAGAATTTGTTCGATTACTGTCGCCAATCTGATTGCCTTTTTGTGATTGGCGGCCGATCGATCGACACGTCTCTGCGCCAACAGCTCCGGTATTCGGCGTATTGTCCCGACCTGACCCACCTGGCCATGCTTTTGGATACGCTCCCACCACCCGTGCAGACCACCGAAGGGGTCACTGGCAGATCAACAGAGCGGCCGTCCGACGCGCCTTCCGGCTAATCGAACCACCCCCGCAACCACTGTTGTGGAAGTCGGGGGTCACCCCAGGCCGTGTTTGGCCAGCTTATCGCGAAAAGTGGACGGTTTCATTCCCAGGGCCGCCGCGGCCGCTGTCTTGTTGCCGCCTGCTTCTCGCAGGGCTCTCTCCAACAGTTCGCGTTCCGCCTGATTGATGGCCTCTTGAAAATTGGCGATTCCGCCGCGTTCCGAACCGCTCTTGCCAATCTTGGCGGGAAACTGAGCGATTTCAGAACGGAGGAGTTCCGCCGTGATTTCACCGTTGCCAATGAGAAAGACTCTTTCCAATGTGTGGTAAAGCTCCCGGACATTGCCGGGCCAGTCGTGCTCTTGGAGGATCTCCATCGCGCCGGGGCCCACAGTGAATGGCTTGTCCCCCGCAATCTTTTTGAGGAGATGCTCGACAAGCAGGGGAATATCCTCCCGTCTTTCCCGAAGTGGCGGAATGTTGATGCGGAGCACGTCCAAACGGTAGTACAGGTCCTGCCGAAACGTGCCCTGGCTGACTCTCTCGAGCAGGTTTTGCTTGGTGGAGGCAATGATCCGGACATCCGCGTGAATGGGGGTGGTGCCTCCTACCCGTTCGAAAACCTTCTCCTCGATCACCCGGAGCAGCTTGGCCTGTTGATCGAGCGGGATATCGTCCACATCATCCAGGTAGAGCGTGCCTCCCTGGGCGATTTCGAATCGGCCGGGCTTTCGCTGGTCCGCTCCGGTGAACGCACCCTTCTCGTGTCCATACAACTCGCTTTCGATGAGATGTGCGGGGAAAAGCGTGCATCCCACTTTCACGAAGGGGCGGTCGCGGCGATGAGATTTCCGGTGAATCACCTGCGCGATCAAATCCTTGCCCACACCGGTTTCGCCACACAAAAGAACGTTGGCGTCAGTGCGGGTACAGATTTCGATCATCTTCTTGACCCGCGTCATCACCGCCGACTGGCCCACCACAAGCTGATCGATGTCCTCGGTTTCGGGGGCTTCGGCGGGCCGAGATTCCCTTCGCCGACCGCGCTCGCGCTCCAGCCGCGCCAGAACAGGGAACAAATCCTCATTGCGGAATGGTTTGGTGATGAAGTCGTAGGCCCCGAGTTTCATTGACTCCACAGCCAACTGGATGCTGCCGTAGGCCGTCATCATGATCACGTCCGTAGCCGGTGCCTGCTCCCCTTGTTTGACGTAGCGAAGCAGCTCCAAGCCGTCCACTCGGGGCATTTTGACGTCGGCAACGATGACGTCGAAATGCCGTTGCCGCAATTTTTCCAGAGCCTCTTCGCCGTCCGCTGCCGTGTCAACTTCGTAGCCCTGCGCAGCGAGATCATCCGCCAGCGTCACCCGCTTGATCTTCTCGTCGTCCACAATCAGGATCCGCATGGTGGTTTATCAGCCTTCCTAAAGAACAACCGAAACAATCGGAGCAATCGCTTCCGTGAAATCACGTGGGCTTCTTATCCCTGTCACGGTAGGCATTCAATATGACCGTAAAAGTCGTTCCCTGCCCCAGGGTACTCCGGACCTCAATCCTTCCGCCCATTTCCGAGATCAGCATCCGGCACAATCCCAGGCCCAGGCCCGTACCCCCGGAGTCCGCGCGAGTGGTAAAAAACGGTTCAAAAATTTTTTCGAGATTGGCCCGCGGGATACCCACCCCCGTGTCAATTACCTCGATGGCCACCGAATTCATTTGATCGTCGTCCTGCGTGCCCAGCGCCCGGGTGCGGAGGGTCAGTGTTCCGCCATTGGGCATAGCAGCCAAAGCGTTGGTACAGAGATTGAACACCACCTCCTGGATCGTGTACTTGTCTCCCAGCACCGGCGGCACTGGCCGAAGATCCTTTTCCACCCGTATATTCTGCCCAATCCGCGTACCCAGCATGGCGAGGGTGCCTTCGACGGCCGCGTTGACGTCCGTCTTTTCCAAAACCAGGCCGCGAGGCTGCGCAAACGCCTGAACGCGTTTCGCCGTCCGCTCGATCCGTTCCAAGGCTTCCGCCATCATGTTGACGTATTCTGTCAATCGGGGGTCGTTCTTGACGGCCTCACTGATTCTGCGCAGGCAGTTCTGCACTCCATCCAGTGGATTGGCAATCTGGTGCGCAATCCCCGCCACAAGTTGGCCGATTCCCAGCATTTTTTCCTTCTGGCGAAGCTCGGCGTGGGCACGGTCCACGTAACGCCGAATGGAAGTCGTAAAATAGGTTGCCATACCGAGACTGGTCGCCACGGCACAAAATAGGGCCAGCGCTTCCAGGTTGTGAAGTGGAGGCAATTCCTGACCGCCGAACCTGAGCGGAAAGCGGGGAATCAAGTTCAAACTCTCGAAAAAGATAATGGCGCCGATCACCAAAGCCGTTGCCCCCGCCACGATGTAGGGCCGTGCCCCACGCAGGTACATCCCTGCAATGATCATATGAAAGATGTAGTAGATCACGAATGGATTATGGCAAAAATCGGAAAAATAGAGAACCAGCGTCAGGGCCGCGAGGTCGAGCACGATTTGGATAAAAAAGCTATCCTCGGGCCGAAAGCCCCGAAGAGGACTCTCCTCTCGCACAATAAACGCGAGAACTGCATTGTAAAGAAGCATTCCCACCCCCACCGCGTACAGAGGGTAGGGCGTCTGCAGCACCCCGAGTGCGAAATATCCGAGCGTCGTCGCGACGAAAACCGTGGCCGCCGCGATCCAGCGGATGCGAATCAGCCAAATTGCGCCACTCGGGGGAAGTTTCATGGGGTTGATTTACGGAAACAGGGCAATCCAAAAACGCACACCCCGGATGGGTCCTTTCAACGCGTCGATTAATTGCATCTTGTCATGTTAATTCTACTCTAAATCGTTCGCGCCTGGGTCGTAGTCCCAGCAGAGGCGGTCTTCGTCCATAATGGGGACTAATGAGGAAAAAGTTGCCCGCCGGGGGGCCGAGAGCCCGGGCAATCTTCAGCTCCATTCACCGGGCGTCCGTTGCGTGCCTCGACCAGCCACAGCGTTCGGAATTGCGTGTGTAACAAAGCAACTTCAAGGATACCCCGATGGCTACAGCCTCTGACATCCAGCGTCGTCTGCAGTTTGCGATAGAAGCCGCCCGTGCCGCGGGCGAGATCACCCTTCGCTACTTCCGCAACCGAAATTTACTGGTCGAGAGAAAGGCCGACGACTCGCCCGTCACAAGAGCGGACCGCGAGGCAGAATCCTATCTTCGGGAACAAATCCATCAGGCATTTCCCGAAGATGCGGTCATCGGTGAAGAGTGGGGCGACACCGGCGGTAAGAGCGGATTCCGCTGGATCATCGACCCCATTGACGGCACGAAATCGTTCATCCATGGCGTTCCGCTGTACGCCACGCTGATCGGAGTGGAGTACCAGGGACGAGCGGTCCTTGGTGTAGACAGGATCCCCGCCACCGGGGAGTGTGTGTATGCTGCGCGCGGATCGGGCGCCTGGTATCAGCAGGGGGACAATCCGCCCGAGCCCGCCCGAGTTTCGACATGTCGCTCGCTGAGGGAAGCAGCCTGGGTTACGAGTGAGGTGGCCAATTTCACCAAAATCGGCCGACGCGAGGCTTATCATCGTCTTGAAGAGGCAACCCGCCTTTCCCGGACCTGGGGGGACGGTTACGGGTATCTGCTCGTGGCCACCGGACGAGTCGATTTCATGGTCGACCCTCTCATGGAAATCTGGGACGCAGCCGCGATTCAACCCATCATCGAGGAAGCTGGCGGCAGGTTCACGGACTGGGCCGGACAGCCCACGTTCGCGTCAGGCAATGGCGTGGGCAGCAACGGCTGGCTTCACGAGGAAATCCTCAGAATCTTGCGAACTACCTGAAAGTTTGTTTCAGTACGGGTGACGTCAGTCCACCTGCCCCTCGGCGAACATCTCCCGCACGAGAAGCCGCACTTCCTCGAGCCAGACTGTTCGCTGCTCGTGCGTGCTGAGGATAATCGACTCAAAATTTCGGCGGCGAAAATTCGTCACGCCACAGAAGCCAAAGATGCAGTTCTTCCAGAGATTTTCCAGTGGATCGCCGTAGAGCCGCAATTCGTCATCGCGCGGTGTGTTGGACGTCGTGAAGACCAGTGCCCGTTTGCCCGCCAAAAGCCCTTTGACGCCGTCCGCCGCAAAATCATACGCCACCCCCTGCCGGAATACGCGATCGACCCAACCTTTCAAGATCGCCGGAGGCTGTCCCCACCAGTTGGGATGAACAATGACGTAGCCGTCAACTTTCTGGAGTTCCTCGCAATGCCGACGGATTTCCGCTGGAACTTCCGCATCCTTGGGAATTTGTTCAAACGGCAACAGG
This is a stretch of genomic DNA from Thermogutta terrifontis. It encodes these proteins:
- a CDS encoding heme-binding protein; translation: MKTLMIGMLSVVIAIIALMLAGAVGRGAEFPEHPLSGDYRRAADELAKPLQNKEPKVQESLLSEAIDRAVACLPSESYISARLRDMKSRMAAGGDQSEVLTALKNIVEDLRFRPIAEADLPVGFPPCTPVGEVEVKRYPGYRAAVTRDNGTAFWRLFAHIKKNNVAMTAPVEMTLEENGQRPVLMAFFYERPDQGTPGEDGTVEVRDLPGGWFVSTGIRGPRSNQALQLAQQRVEEWLGHHRDKWQVAGPPRLLGYNSPFIPWDKYYWEYQLPVREKSSSDN
- a CDS encoding fasciclin domain-containing protein, translated to MRRFPVGVVAIAVLLGGFGLAQMNRADEAAKKDIVDVAVEAGSFKTLAKALQAAGLVETLKGKGPFTVFAPTDEAFAKLPEGTLEALLKDKAKLTAVLTYHVVAGEYPAEKVVASKSLKTVQGSPIKITVTDAGVKVNQAKVVKTDIRASNGIIHVIDAVILPPEKSESHASSCGNTN
- a CDS encoding B12-binding domain-containing protein; this translates as MTALLTPKQLALAAGVSESTVKRWCDRGLLPVARTPGGHRRIQLHEALRVLKELNLPLRHPEALGLPAFSGQGQRVLEKAKDELLQALKNAQADRCRIILHELRCVGLSFAEIGDHVIAPAFEQIGQEWECGKLQIYQERVACCILSEVLAEMVSTLPEETMHQPLAIGATLSQDHYVLASQLVQLVLREKGWRARFLGPNLPAPTLRQAIADWHPRLFWLSISHIASQQEVIDACQNLFDYCRQSDCLFVIGGRSIDTSLRQQLRYSAYCPDLTHLAMLLDTLPPPVQTTEGVTGRSTERPSDAPSG
- a CDS encoding sigma-54-dependent transcriptional regulator; amino-acid sequence: MRILIVDDEKIKRVTLADDLAAQGYEVDTAADGEEALEKLRQRHFDVIVADVKMPRVDGLELLRYVKQGEQAPATDVIMMTAYGSIQLAVESMKLGAYDFITKPFRNEDLFPVLARLERERGRRRESRPAEAPETEDIDQLVVGQSAVMTRVKKMIEICTRTDANVLLCGETGVGKDLIAQVIHRKSHRRDRPFVKVGCTLFPAHLIESELYGHEKGAFTGADQRKPGRFEIAQGGTLYLDDVDDIPLDQQAKLLRVIEEKVFERVGGTTPIHADVRIIASTKQNLLERVSQGTFRQDLYYRLDVLRINIPPLRERREDIPLLVEHLLKKIAGDKPFTVGPGAMEILQEHDWPGNVRELYHTLERVFLIGNGEITAELLRSEIAQFPAKIGKSGSERGGIANFQEAINQAERELLERALREAGGNKTAAAAALGMKPSTFRDKLAKHGLG
- a CDS encoding two-component system sensor histidine kinase NtrB, which gives rise to MKLPPSGAIWLIRIRWIAAATVFVATTLGYFALGVLQTPYPLYAVGVGMLLYNAVLAFIVREESPLRGFRPEDSFFIQIVLDLAALTLVLYFSDFCHNPFVIYYIFHMIIAGMYLRGARPYIVAGATALVIGAIIFFESLNLIPRFPLRFGGQELPPLHNLEALALFCAVATSLGMATYFTTSIRRYVDRAHAELRQKEKMLGIGQLVAGIAHQIANPLDGVQNCLRRISEAVKNDPRLTEYVNMMAEALERIERTAKRVQAFAQPRGLVLEKTDVNAAVEGTLAMLGTRIGQNIRVEKDLRPVPPVLGDKYTIQEVVFNLCTNALAAMPNGGTLTLRTRALGTQDDDQMNSVAIEVIDTGVGIPRANLEKIFEPFFTTRADSGGTGLGLGLCRMLISEMGGRIEVRSTLGQGTTFTVILNAYRDRDKKPT
- the hisN gene encoding histidinol-phosphatase; protein product: MATASDIQRRLQFAIEAARAAGEITLRYFRNRNLLVERKADDSPVTRADREAESYLREQIHQAFPEDAVIGEEWGDTGGKSGFRWIIDPIDGTKSFIHGVPLYATLIGVEYQGRAVLGVDRIPATGECVYAARGSGAWYQQGDNPPEPARVSTCRSLREAAWVTSEVANFTKIGRREAYHRLEEATRLSRTWGDGYGYLLVATGRVDFMVDPLMEIWDAAAIQPIIEEAGGRFTDWAGQPTFASGNGVGSNGWLHEEILRILRTT
- a CDS encoding NAD(P)H-dependent oxidoreductase encodes the protein MKVLVVLGHPRVGSFCHAIATTAAQTLQEINHEVIYHDLYRENFDPLLPFEQIPKDAEVPAEIRRHCEELQKVDGYVIVHPNWWGQPPAILKGWVDRVFRQGVAYDFAADGVKGLLAGKRALVFTTSNTPRDDELRLYGDPLENLWKNCIFGFCGVTNFRRRNFESIILSTHEQRTVWLEEVRLLVREMFAEGQVD